ATTCAGCCCTGTGCCGCCGCTTGTGCTGACGGGGCACATTCCTGCGCGCCGCCGTCCCTCCGAATAATACTAGGAAAAAGCAGGGGGGCAGGCGCGGCCCGGGGGCACGGGGACAACGGCAGTGCTGCCGGCCGCGCACAAAGGGGCCCTTGTTGgtccccgccgggccgcggcggccccgggggctgtTTACACCCGAAGGCCCCTTCCACTCGGCTGGGCGCTCGCGGCCGTCCCCGAGCCAGGGGCACCGGCTGAGGCGGCCCCTTCCCCGGCTGCCCGGGgctccagccctccttccccggCAGCGGGACGGGGCGCGGGTCTCCCGGAGCGAGCGCGATTATTAGTTAAATAGGAGCTAAAccctcggcggcggcgcgagAGCGAGATGCCGCACGTGGGCGAGGGCCGGGGGCTCCGACCCGCGGTCCCGCCTGCTGCAACCAGCCCTTGTCCCGGTCCGGTCAGCGGCGACGTTGCTGCTAGCTAGAAATTTCCCGGCCTCCGTTGCCCTTCGGCTGCTGTCCCGAGGTAGCTGTTTTTCCCCGAGTAACTGTCCCACGGGAGAGTGTCTTGGCATCTGGCGAGAGCCGCACGGACAGTTATGTAATCGGAAATCTGCCCCGCCGGGCGGTCGCCAGGGAGCCGGCGGCGAAGCCTTCCGCTCCTCCGGAGGAGGCCTCCAACCTTTCGAAGCCTCGGCTTCTCCCCAGACCACGCGTGTCGTCGCTGCCGCTCCGCGGGAGCGCGGGCGGGAGGGGGCCGCTTGCGTTTTCTCCGGTTTTTCCCTTCCAAACCCTACGTCTGCCCTTGGCTGGGCTCCTCCGGAGAGGGAAGCATCCTCGGACCTTGGCGGCtggccgggcagcggggcagggcgaATCGGAGGGAGGCCGCCGAGCGCTGCCGGGTGGATCCCCGCGCTGAAATCACCCGGCACTTTGCAACCCCGAGGCCTGAAatgctgccccagccccatgcgCGAGAAAAGCGCATCCTTTAATCCTTTAGTTGCAGGCCGTTTCATGTCTTTGGAAGTCTTCTTGTTTTGCATTAGAAATTCGAATTTGCCCATTGCTTTatttaaagaggagaaaaaggggggaaaaaaaaattacccaagCCGTTCCTCTAGAGCACGTTGGCTTAATTAAATAGTGACACTTGCTTGTCGCTGCGTTGGCCACTTCTCCGCTGGCTTTCGCATCCTTCTGCAGGGAGGAGCGGGAGAGGAGCCCTTCTTAAAAGATTAAGTTTAATAGCTATTTTTGGCGGGTGTGGGAGCGTGTTGTTGAGACTGTATTCTTCCCGCAGCTGTCTCAGAGCTGCCCCATCTGGTAAAATTTATCCGCGTTGCTTCGTTTCACCTGCCTGAGCGTCAACATGAAAGGAGGAGGTTGGCGACTGCAAAGCCGCGCTGCTTCTTTCTAATAAAAGGCGCCTGCCAGGATCAACAGCGGAGACATTCGCAGTAATCTCCGTCGCGTTCGCATCCCGACTCGGCTTCGGCTTGCTCGCTTCGACCGCCCCAGCTAGCTGAAGCCGCAAAGGCGGCTCTTGCTGGTGTCACTAATGAGGTGGAATAAACTGCGGTGGTAGGAAGTGCCTTTAATCGCAGTCGCGCTGGGAGCTCGGAAAGCCTCGCCGTGCAACGGAGGCGCTTGGCGAGCCGGTGTCCGCGGCGCGCTGCCGCGGACGAGGGATGCGGGGAGAGCGGGCGTCCCTCTCGGCGCGGGGTATCACGGCTGGGCCTCTGCCGTTGCAGGTAGGCCCGTGGGGCGAAATAACAGGAGGATCAACCGCGGCATCGTGGAGGAGTGCTGCTTTCGGAGCTGCGACCTGGCTCTCCTGGAAACCTACTGCGCCAAGTCCGTCAAGTCGGAGCGAGACCTCTCCGCCACGTCGCTCGTGGGGCTGCCGGCACTCAACAAGGTGAGCGGGGGCGGCGGGTCCCCGGAAGGGCTggtcagaagagaaagagaagagaacgGGGCCACGGGGAGAGGGGGATGCCTGTCCCTGAGACCCGTTCTTCTGCAGCAAAGCCAGGGTGAGGCGACCTCCCAGGGACGGAgatgcttgagcaggggggttggagcaGGTGCTCTCCAGCGGTCCCATCCCACCTCAGCCCTGCTGTGAAGCTGTGCTGAACGCCCGCACGAAGCACACGGGATGGGGCCACCGGAGATGGTCTAGGctagaagaggaggagaaatgagCTCTCCCTGGGGCCAGGCGAGAACCACGAACCTCACGCCCCGCCTCGCAGGctgattttttccccttgcctCCGCAGGACAGCTTCCAAAAGCCTTCGCACGCCAAGTACTCCAAGTACGACGTGTGGCAGAAGAAGAGCTCGCAGCGGCTGCAGCGCGAGGTGCCGGGCATCCTGCGGGCCCGCCGGTACCGGTGGCAAGCGGAGGGGCTGCAAGCCTCCGAGGAAGCCAAGGCGCATCGCCCCCTCGTCGCCCTGCCCAGCCAgaggcccccggcgccgcgggcgcccgcggggccgccgggccgccaGAAATGAACTGCCGAGCGGCGTCTCCGTTTTGGGtccgccgggggcgggcgggaggaCTGGCGAGGTCTAGCCCCCGAGCCcctcggcccccccgggggctgcccccgagccgcgcggcggccggccgggcgcgggagcccggcgcggcgccggcgggacCGCGGCGCCCCGGGCCAGCGGCGCCGTCTCCGTGGCCTCGTCCTCGCGGGCGGttttggggggcgggaggggtgTTTCGTTTCTCAGACCTGTCCTCTTCCCCCGTGTACCCAGTGTTTCCGAGCCTGTGCTTCAAAGGGACAGTGTGGCACTTGACCTTTTCGGTTTTTTCCCTGTGGGGCACGGCATGACATCCCGGGTGCCAacagcagaagacaaaagaaagagcGAGAGGGGAAAAGGATACgaagtcaacattttttttcGAGAAGAAGAGTCCATTCCGTGTCTTTCTTGACAATAAAGTGAAAAAAACGGGGAGAAATCTTGAGGGATATAAATCTTTTTGCCTCATTCCcacccccacttttttttttttttttttttggataacttttcttatttttataactTTCTTTTGCACCTTTGAAAAAAACGTAACTGAGAAGAGATTCCGAGGAGACCCAtctgcattttttgtgtgtgcttaatTACAAGATTCCAAATCGACTTGCACCTTTTGAAAATCATCGAtgaagtgagaaagagagaaagaggagagagagagagagagagagagagagaaagagagagagagagaagaaaaaggaaaggggaaaaaaagaaaaagtgagctGATGCTCACTTTAAATGGAGGAGGCGTCTGCATTGCACATTTGCCACGGATTTAgttgatttatatatataatatattatataacttttttggcaaaaaaagcaCTATTTTTATGGGACATTTTGTGTAGTATCTGAAGAGGGATTGTAATGTTTAAAATGTGTTATGGTGCTAAAGTAAGTTGGAAGGGAAAAAACCCAGAAATAGCAagggagggtggggagggaaggacaAGATAGCGAATACTGAACTTGAAATTTTAGCTTTTCGTTTTAGGAAAAGTGTGataaatgtgtttcttttctcttctgaaatataGCTTGGTCATGACCATATGAGCTAGTTGGCTGTCACTCATGTACACagatgcacgcacacacagaaaTACATCTATACGcatccttttttttaagaaaagagaaaaacaaaacaaaaaaaaatctagactaAAAGGGAACTGCTCTGAAGACAAACCACGCTGGAGTCGCGCAGGTGTGCCCGCTCCGCCTCCGGGCCCCGCTCCGGCGGGGACCCCGCCGCGCTGGCTCCCGGGGCCGCCTCCTCCGGCCCCCGCTCCGGCTtctccccggcgctgccggctCGCTCGCGCGCCGAGccccggcggaggcggccgcgccACCACCCGCcggctcctgcccctgctcggcCCCTCGCCGCGCGGGAGGGAGGCAAGGCGACGCCGCGGCTCGAGGCGCGGGCCGGAGAGGCGGGCAGCGGGCTGTAAAATAGGttggttttaaaataatatatattatctgTCTAGGAACCGTAAAAGGGGGGAATCAATTACATCTCCCTATGATATACTCTCACTTGCTAATAAAATGGGGACACTCTGTTAACCAGTTCTGTACTTGCTTTGTCTTATATATCCAtacatttaaaacataaaaaaaaaagactacttgaATTGTATTCTATTTCGTGGTTTGGAGGGGAGGGCTAGGGGGAGTTTTGAGAGGGGGAGGATTTTAATGTATAATCCTTTTGTTTGTTATTACCTTGCAATGTTGAGCCATGaagcctttgtttaaaaaaatggcacTGCAATACACGACAAAGAAaatcctttatttattttattaaatatatatggaaaagaatgaaaattggTCCAAATTAAaagggcggcgggggagggaggcgggtggggtggggaaggcagaataaaaacagagcaattgcaaataattaacttttttttttccttttcatgtgtctttttttaaaagaaacctagtttttattttttaaaaagagaagtaaaagcTTTCCTGGATGCTTtgtaccaaaaaaagaaaaatgaaaaaaaaaaaagaaaatctgttaagCAAATAAATATCCATCCAGAATACGAAGCCTGgcgttttcttttatttatttttttgctactgGGGTCGTtgctgggggggcggggagggggaagcCGTGCCAAGTGGCGGTATCCGTAAGGGACCGGAGGAGAGGGCGTTAAAGCTGCTCTCCTGGGGCTCGATCCTGCGAGGGAGGGAGCGGCGCTGGGGGGCAAATGTGAGGGAAAATACTACCATTCCAGTCCGGTAGTAATTTCCACCGCTGCGGAGCGGCTGCTGGGCAAAACGGTGCCGAAGAACTCCTTTATACCCAAATCCAGCTAGATACCGTGCCATCTGAGCTGTCACCAATTTAGCCAGCAGGGAtgcaaaaactttcatttttttgaaaattagttTCTTCTAAAATTTGTGGTAAGccaaaaaagtagatttttttttttttccccttggagatttatttatttatttattttttcctagctaGACGGCAGGGTTTTTCGTGCCGCTGCAGGGATAGCTGCTTCCTTTGGACATTTCCTTTACTGCAGGTGGAGAAAGGTCGTGTTCAGCTTCCCGTCCCTCCGCAGCTTTGGTTTCGTTTGCACCCAAAGGTGGCCCTATAACGGGCTGACTTAGGGCTTCTGGTGGGAGCTGCTGCAATTTTGTCCTTGGGagatttgtttcctttctgctttttggtGCATAAACCACTAATGTGGAGGGGGAATAGCTTTGCGTGCAgacctttttctgtgttttttgtttggttggttggttggatGGTGCCAACGTGCCCCAGCCACTTCTGAGCCTGCTCCCAGCCTGCTGGGCACGTGAGACCAAGCCCGCGCTTCAGCTTGGGCTTCCCCTGCTGCTTGCAGGCAGGTAAGTCAAAAGCAACCCAGCCCATGGGGCTGAGGACAAACCCAAGACGCTGCGTTTGCTTAGGTGGATGGGCAGAACGGCTAGAGATTTTTGAGCCGCCCCTACGCACAGAAACAGCTCTTAGCACTGACCTCCTGGGGTTGCTCGGGCATGGGAAGCGGTACCAAAGTGGGCACGTCTCAGAGCTGCCTGGCACGTTCGGGCACCCAAACCGGCCGCAGAGCTCAACCCAGCCGCTCCAGAGACCGCCGTGCACCAGGGACCTCCACGCACCGCCTTGCTGGCTTGCAAGAGGATCGGGAGGCAAAGGATAATTTCGGCAGAAGAGTCGGCAACTGTTTCCCTGGTGCCCTGGGGAAGAGCGGGAAAGGGCTCCCTCCTCCGAACAGGAAAGGGCTTTGTCTGGAGATGGAGCAATTGAGGGCGGGGGGACCCTTTTCTCCCCTGCTACATTATTTCTCAGCTTTTCTATCTGGAAAACACCTGAGCTGTTTTCCTAGTCTTCATGGAGTAGTAATAGTGCCACAGGGATGAGCTGAGCCTCCAGACTGGTTCCTCTGCATCTCTATCTCTTGGCTGCTTCACCAGTTTCATCCTGCCTGATCCCAAAAGCTCAGTCTTTTGGTGATGTACCTGGCTACCTCTGCACCAAATGACGGGAAGAACTGTGtttgctggttaaaaaaaaagaaaaagacaacttaTTTTGTTGTTGCATGCATTACTGTCCGCTCATGCTTTATATGGTTgtggtgaggggagaggggacctggGAAAGGTGTTGCTGTATCCGTGTGTTCAAAcactttcttttaattaaaaaagccgCTTCCGATGTCCACAAACTGCAGGCACCGTGGTGGCACAGCAGCTCCGTGGCTCCCAGGCCATGCGAAGGAGGACCGCCAGTTTGCAATGGCCAAGGGATGCCCTGTCCTGCGAGGGCCCCGATGGCCCCACGCGAGGGGCTCGGGATGGCTCGACATGACTGCATCCCGCCGGAACCACGTCGGTCCGGGCAGGAATCCTGGCCTGCTCCGCTGTTGTGCGACCAGCTGTGCATGCACGCAGGAATGCACTTGCTCATTAAAATCACGTCAGCACTCACAGAGAGCCCTGCGAGAGCCTCTTCCCCCTGCCCGCTCCTTGTTCCCACCAACAAGGCACTGACAGCCGAGATTCCCAACCTGCCGTGTGCTCCTTCAGCGATGGGCAATGGGCTCAAGGCAGGAAATTTCCAAACAAGCAATTTTTTGGCTTGGGTGGTGTTGGAGGCCAGACTTGGTACTTAAGATGGGCCATTCTGGTCTGAAGCTGGCTGCTTGCAGCTCTTGGTTTGGGTGTCCAGACCACCCGTGGCTCCAGTTATGGGAGGGGAGCACCGCCACGGAGCACCGATCTCCGTGGGCATTCTCCAAAGAGCAGCACGGCCAGTGGCGTTGGCCAGAAAGCGTTAAGCATAGCATAGTTTCAGATGGCAAAAAGAAACTGCTCAGATGTTCTCTCATCGGTAATATCTGAGTATTTGACACACAACAGCAGGGAAACAAAGAGAGAACTCCTTCTCTGTCATGAACAATAAAATACCTGCCTTACTTCTCAAAATTACTACAGATAAATGCAATCTTTATTGAATTTTCAAAGTTCTCGCATGTACATGTTTGCCCTTCTTTGTTGACTGGCTTTAGAAAGAGCACAGCTTGCAATTACAGGACAGTGAGACAAAATAATACCAATAATAACAAAGTCAGGTGAGTTATTTCCATGCCTTGCCACGGGAGAAGGGCTGGGACAACCTCTTTGCCCATTTTCTGTCCTCCCAAAAGTGTGTTTAGATGAAGGACATGCTCCTTCTGTACAGGACAACACCCTTCACCTCAGTAGACCTTCAAAGGAACTGATTTAGGAAGGCAGTCAAGACCCAGGGAAAATCAAAGCTTGTTATTGCAGACAAGCATTTCACAtaaatctgcaaaaaaaatttaaatctttaACAGAAATCCACCCAAAAAGCACTCAGGTCTCTTGTCTCATTGCTCCTACTGGAAGGCAGATGGCATCTTATCACATCTGATGGCTAGAAATGATCTTCTAGCCACCACCTGCTACTGGTGATGATGATTGTTCTTACGACAGCTCTTTTAGCTTCCCTCCCTGGATGAGGGAGCCATCTcattctcttcattttgtcaaGCTAATAAGTCAAACTCTTCTGGTCTCCTTTTATAAGCTGGACTGGGACGGTCTAATTTGCCCTACCAGTTCCTCCATTCTAGTTGGCCATCTCTGCGGCTTTTCTCATCTACGGCTGCTGACAGCCGGCAGGGATGCGGATGCTTCTGAAAATTTTGCCCTATCaatcagcagagcagttttatTAACACTCTGCCTGATCGCTGGGGTTGAAAAGCTGTGGGCTGAGGTTCAAGGGAAGTCTTCTACTGTGCGATTAGGGAGCGCTGCGCTTTTAGGCAATGTCCTTCAGACAGGGGATGAGCAAAGCCTTCCTTTAAGCATAGACGTCACTTAGTCTTCAGTAGTGTAAAGTTAAGTGGAGTATTTTGTAtctaaacttcattttttttgtctGCCTGCTGTAAATATCCCTGCAGATAGGCAGTCCCCAGCACGGCTAATGCCTATGTCAGAGCTGCAGCTTATGTGGGCATTGTCCCCCAAAACTGCGACCGTCTGAGCTGCAGGCTGAAGCAATGGCCATAGGATCGCAATCTCGGACACCCTGTGAATAGTGAAGGACTGAATTAAGGGAAGAGCTAAATTCCAGTCTCCAGAAAGTGAACCACCCAAATCCTTGCCAGGGACTTGGCAGAGAAGCAGGTACCACCCCTCCCACCACTCATAACTAAGGTGCTCCCCTGGAAGAGTCGTAGGTTTAAAGCTATTGGggcaaaagaaatcagaaatcagCCTCTGCCCCCTCCATGCCAGGCAAAGGCGCTCGGCACCAAGCAGAGAGCGCTCTTAGGCCCTGCAGTCGCTTTGAGGCCAGGAAATGATGTCTTGCTTTTTTAATGGGTAAGGACTTAACTCTAAGAGGTGGTTAAGGACAGAATTGAAAGGGGAAGCAGATGATTTACAGTGCTCAGGATCCTGAAAACACCCCAGACTATATCTCAGCTGGTGCTTCCAACCTTTTCTGAGCCCATTTCAGAGCCCTGCATTTCCCCAGTGGCAGAGAGGACCCCTGTACAGCAAATTCAAGCCTAGCTTTGCTTCCCTTCAGTGCTGTTCGTGGATCCCTTTGCAGTAGCTCATAGATCAGTCTGGTTCACAGACTACAAGCTGAAACACTGCTCTTTCAGGAGCtctgtttttctaaaacaaaaaatactaagaaaaaagcaaattatCTCGTGTTTTGGGGGAGAAACAAGGTGGGTGTCAGAACTGGGAAGAAATCAAGAACTCAGTGGCCCTTTCTGGACTTGTCACAGTCTGGTGCAGCCGATCAACCTCTGGTAACGAAGCGAGGGAAGCAGGCTTTGCGACGAGGCACGGCTGGAAACGTCACTGGCTTCTTAAACAGACACAAAAACGTGAACCTGGAGTACACTTGGGATATGGTTTTCTTAAGACCCATGTCAGGAGCACAGAGGCCTGTGTGGGTACCACTCCAGCTTCTAGAACAGaaattccccccccctccccctgaaaaCAATTTTGCCAGGCATTTTTGGTACCGGATTATTCAGTCTCAAGCCAGAAGGGCACACTGATAATGGTAATCTTTGTTTTCCTCACAGCTGGGGCAAAGCTGCAAAGGGAGGGAGGCGATTAAGAGAATATTAGGACTTCATCTTCCAAGACGTTGTTGCTTctgttcctcctccctctcccctccgtTCTCCATGCTTAGCAAAGAAAGCGGCAGGAGTATTATTTCTCAAGGCCTACAATGACGTCAATATGCGGGGTATTTATTTATGAAATCGAATCTAacagtgggggagaggagagcgGAGGAAGATGGACGCGCACAACGAGCGGCTGCCAAGTTAGAGCAGAGCAGCAACCTCCCAGTGTTCTTTCTCAGGGAGGGATGTGATGCCCAGAGCTTTGGAGGCCCAGGAAAAGAGAGCCAGAAAAGGGGCATTTGCCACTGGCAGGCCACTACGCGAATACAGTAAAGGTGCAGTAAGGCGATGACCTGAACAGGTGAACAGCCTGTTTCTGGTGCTGGGATAGGCAGACTCGGCCCTTCCCGTGACGATGTGGCACCTTTGGCTTGGGAAAAGGTGGTGGGAAAAGGTGCCTCTGAGCACAGTCCCCCTTTGCCCATGCAGGAGCTTGGCCAACAGGCCAGGCTTTGGTCTCCCAGGCAAGATTTCTCCTGGGAACAGGAGCGTGGAAATCAAATTCCTCCTCTTTTTAGCATTCGGGACTCCtccagggcaggggcaggccTTACTTTTGGAAAAACATAAGGAAAGGCTTTGCTGCACGGGTCCTCGTCCTCTTCCACCCTGGAGGAAGCCAACGGAGGTGTAGCTAGAAGAGGCCTGCAGATCTCCCAGGTTTAGTGACAAACCCCCACGTTCCCTTAAACTCCCCTCCTGGTCTCCTATTGCGATGCACAAAGCGTAGGTGATGCCCTGACAGATTATTTGCTCCAAAGACTTTGCGGCAGCGAGCGCATTTCTTGCTCTCAGAAACAGCATCGAGGTATCAGTGCCAGCCCCcaacttcttgtttcttcaaaatAAGGCAAAGCAGACACGTTCTGGAGATCTGTTTACAAGTCAGGCTATCGACAGTTATATAACGACACGCGCCTCCCTGCCAACAGCCCGCTGCTCGGCGCTGGGGAGGACAGTCCGCTGGCctcgccgggccgcggggccgcacAATGCGGGCTTTGTGCCCCCCTGCCGCAGGCCGGGCCGCGGCGTCCGCGGCATGCGCCAGCCAGCCCCTCTCACCAGCTGTCCTCGGAGGGAGAGGCGGCCGACGGGAAGGACGAGGAGGGCCCAACGCGAGCAAGCAGCCGCCCCTACCCAGGTCGGCGCCttcgccccgggcccggcggcccgAGCAAAAGCGAACGGGGGCGGCGAGGGGGgtgccgcggcgggccggggggccgcgtCTGGAGCACGTCTCGCAGCGCTTTCCTGTGCTGGAAGCGAGGGGATGGCGGTAAATCGGTGATGGAGCTGCAGGGCAAAGACAGCGCTGACCCTGCCACGAAAGTGTGATGGGAAGCTTCGGCGTTTGGCTTCCTGCGTTTCCTGGCGTGCTGACGGATTTAGGCTATTGCTGATACTTCTGACTCTGCGCCTGCCGagtcagtggaaaaaatgtaGTATCTAGAGATGGGAAATACCAAGCCCTCTTAGAAATGCActcatttaaaagggaaaggtgGTTTCCTGGCTAACTTGCATTCCTTTCCTAAATGGACGTAGATGGGCGCAGAGCTCTGAAAAGCTGAAGAGCGTGCCTTAATCTGGACTGCTGTCCTTTAAACCTGAAATGACTATTACCTGGGTCCCGTCCAGAAACGTACCTGAGCCACAACAGACTTCCCACAGCGGTGTGCTGCCCGCATGGCCGGATTTGGTGCCCACCCAAGGACCAGTCCACTGCCTGCCCCTTCCTCCCTCGcct
This window of the Dromaius novaehollandiae isolate bDroNov1 chromosome 5, bDroNov1.hap1, whole genome shotgun sequence genome carries:
- the IGF2 gene encoding insulin-like growth factor II isoform X1 codes for the protein MVLNTPFTFPSLIFPQLRSPSVQDPGAGRAPRLAGAAARRREGALLRLGKVPRMRAARRLLLLLLAFLASALDAAAAYGTAETLCGGELVDTLQFVCGDRGFYFSRPVGRNNRRINRGIVEECCFRSCDLALLETYCAKSVKSERDLSATSLVGLPALNKDSFQKPSHAKYSKYDVWQKKSSQRLQREVPGILRARRYRWQAEGLQASEEAKAHRPLVALPSQRPPAPRAPAGPPGRQK
- the IGF2 gene encoding insulin-like growth factor II isoform X2, giving the protein MPGAAAGAGERGGPPACPRGAAHPAQSGGAKVPRMRAARRLLLLLLAFLASALDAAAAYGTAETLCGGELVDTLQFVCGDRGFYFSRPVGRNNRRINRGIVEECCFRSCDLALLETYCAKSVKSERDLSATSLVGLPALNKDSFQKPSHAKYSKYDVWQKKSSQRLQREVPGILRARRYRWQAEGLQASEEAKAHRPLVALPSQRPPAPRAPAGPPGRQK